One window from the genome of Castellaniella sp. MT123 encodes:
- a CDS encoding ABC transporter permease gives MDALAPLIAAAMNAGTPLMLAALGLLINEKSGVINLGSEGMMLVAAALGFAMTVQTGSSVLGFVSGALAGALMAGLFAWLVVWLGANQVACGLALSLFGVGVSASIGLPYVGATIKASSWSVPFLADLPFVGPALFQHHPLVYGALALALALAFFLYRTRAGLVLRAVGESPESAHALGYPVRRIRLAALLFGGACCGLAGAFMSLVYTPMWVENMVSGRGWIALALTPFATWRPLRVLVGAYLFGGITILTFHMQALGVPIASQLLSMLPYLATIFVLVLISRNVDWIRINMPASLGRVFNPNS, from the coding sequence ATGGACGCACTGGCTCCCCTGATCGCCGCAGCCATGAATGCCGGCACCCCGCTCATGCTGGCGGCGCTCGGCCTGCTGATCAATGAAAAATCCGGGGTGATCAACCTCGGTTCCGAAGGCATGATGCTGGTGGCGGCCGCTCTTGGTTTCGCCATGACTGTGCAGACCGGCAGCTCCGTGCTGGGCTTTGTCAGCGGTGCGCTTGCCGGGGCCCTGATGGCGGGGCTGTTCGCCTGGCTGGTCGTCTGGCTGGGCGCCAATCAGGTGGCCTGTGGCCTGGCCCTGTCGCTGTTCGGGGTGGGGGTCTCGGCCTCCATCGGTCTGCCCTATGTCGGGGCCACAATCAAGGCGTCCTCCTGGTCGGTGCCATTTCTGGCCGACCTGCCTTTCGTCGGGCCGGCGCTCTTCCAGCACCATCCCCTGGTCTACGGGGCGCTGGCGCTGGCATTGGCGCTGGCCTTCTTCCTGTACCGCACCCGGGCGGGGCTGGTGCTGCGGGCGGTGGGCGAATCGCCAGAATCCGCGCATGCGCTGGGCTATCCGGTGCGGCGCATCCGCCTGGCGGCGCTGCTGTTCGGCGGGGCCTGCTGCGGCCTGGCTGGCGCCTTCATGTCGCTGGTCTATACACCGATGTGGGTGGAAAACATGGTCTCCGGGCGCGGCTGGATCGCCCTGGCGCTGACGCCCTTCGCCACCTGGCGCCCTCTGCGGGTGCTGGTGGGTGCGTATCTGTTCGGGGGCATCACGATCCTGACCTTCCACATGCAGGCTCTGGGCGTGCCGATCGCCTCGCAGCTGCTGTCCATGCTGCCCTATCTGGCCACGATCTTCGTGCTGGTCCTCATTTCCCGCAACGTGGACTGGATCCGCATCAACATGCCCGCGTCCCTGGGGCGCGTCTTCAACCCCAACAGCTGA
- a CDS encoding ABC transporter permease — MLELIPRAEPSRRMAWLSPLLALALTALCGVFMFLAVGKSPLQGLWVFFIEPISSLRGWSEIGVKVAPLLLCAVGLALCFRANIFNIGAEGQLVIGAATAGAFILQFDDGQGGGGGPFMIALALLAGAIGGAFWASLVAWLRDRYHANEILVSLMLVYVAQLLLSYLVHGVMRDPDGFGFPQSRLFDAGFLLPVWPGTRLHLGIVFALVAALAAWLMLSRLFTGYRLTVGGLAPLAARYAGFSSRRALWGCMLGSGALAGVAGACEIMGPIGQVTPSVSPGYGFAAIIVAFVGRLHPIGVIFASFIMALFYIGGELSQTRLGMPNAITGIFQGILLFSLLACDVLIHQRLRWRR; from the coding sequence ATGCTTGAGCTTATTCCACGGGCCGAACCCTCGCGCCGGATGGCTTGGCTGTCGCCGCTGCTGGCCCTGGCCCTGACAGCCCTGTGCGGGGTCTTCATGTTCCTGGCAGTCGGCAAATCGCCTCTGCAGGGATTGTGGGTCTTCTTCATCGAACCCATCAGCAGTCTGCGCGGCTGGTCCGAAATCGGCGTGAAGGTGGCGCCTTTGCTGCTGTGCGCCGTTGGCCTGGCCCTGTGCTTTCGCGCCAACATCTTCAATATCGGCGCCGAAGGCCAGCTGGTGATCGGCGCGGCGACGGCGGGAGCCTTCATCCTGCAGTTCGATGATGGACAGGGTGGTGGGGGCGGGCCGTTCATGATCGCGCTGGCACTGCTGGCGGGGGCGATCGGCGGCGCGTTCTGGGCGTCGCTGGTGGCGTGGCTGCGGGACCGCTACCACGCCAACGAAATCCTGGTGTCCCTGATGCTGGTCTACGTCGCTCAGCTGCTGCTCAGCTATCTGGTGCATGGCGTGATGCGCGACCCGGATGGTTTCGGCTTTCCCCAATCCCGCCTTTTCGATGCGGGGTTCCTGTTGCCGGTCTGGCCCGGTACCCGCCTGCATCTGGGAATCGTCTTCGCCTTGGTCGCCGCTTTGGCTGCCTGGCTGATGCTGTCGCGGCTGTTTACCGGCTACCGTCTGACCGTCGGCGGGCTGGCGCCGTTGGCCGCCCGCTATGCCGGGTTCTCCTCGCGCCGTGCATTGTGGGGCTGTATGCTGGGTTCCGGCGCTCTGGCCGGGGTGGCGGGGGCCTGCGAGATCATGGGGCCCATCGGCCAGGTGACGCCGTCGGTGTCACCGGGTTATGGCTTCGCCGCCATCATCGTGGCGTTTGTCGGGCGCCTGCACCCCATCGGGGTCATCTTCGCCAGCTTCATCATGGCGCTGTTCTACATCGGCGGCGAACTGTCGCAGACCCGTCTGGGCATGCCCAACGCCATCACGGGGATCTTCCAGGGCATCCTGCTGTTTTCGCTGCTGGCCTGCGATGTCCTGATCCACCAACGACTGCGCTGGAGACGCTGA
- a CDS encoding ABC transporter ATP-binding protein, protein MPPRLALRQITKTYPAVRANDAVDLTVQPGEIHAVLGENGAGKSTLMKIIYGVVRPDSGAVEWDGQAVQIANPAAARALGLGMVFQHFSLFDTLTVAENIALGLPPDTDLNALAERIEQTAGQYGLDVEPHRHVHTLSVGERQRVEIVRALLGKPRLLILDEPTSVLTPQAVQRLFEVLRQLAAEGCSILYISHKLDEIRSLCHRCTVMRAGRVTGVCDPREETEASLSRLMIGADLPVQQRQARPSGPVLLRVTGLDLPRAHPFAVPLSGIAFNLHAGEILGVAGVSGNGQQELMAVLSGEDRRAADAAIHLDGTPMGRRSAAWRRAQGLAFVPEERLGRGAVPELSLARNLLLSHQGADTVRHGWIRSGMVHQLTEGIIRRFHVKAAGPHALAGSLSGGNLQKFIVGREVVRRPRLLLIAQPTWGVDVGAAAQIRGELLALRDAGCAILLISEELDELFELSDRLVVMAKGRLSPPIERAQASREQIGQWMSGLWPDPAAAFPGPTGAVPETLHA, encoded by the coding sequence ATGCCGCCGCGATTGGCATTACGTCAAATCACCAAGACCTATCCCGCAGTCCGCGCCAACGATGCGGTCGACCTGACGGTGCAGCCCGGCGAGATCCATGCCGTGCTGGGGGAAAATGGCGCGGGGAAGTCCACCCTGATGAAGATCATCTACGGTGTCGTGCGACCTGACTCCGGTGCCGTGGAATGGGATGGCCAGGCCGTCCAGATCGCCAATCCGGCCGCGGCCCGGGCTCTCGGGCTGGGGATGGTGTTCCAGCATTTTTCCCTGTTCGATACCCTGACCGTTGCGGAAAACATTGCCCTGGGCCTGCCGCCGGATACGGACCTGAACGCGCTGGCCGAACGCATCGAACAGACGGCCGGGCAGTATGGCCTGGATGTCGAACCCCATCGGCACGTCCATACCTTGTCAGTGGGCGAGCGCCAGCGGGTCGAGATCGTGCGCGCGCTGCTGGGCAAACCACGGCTGCTGATCCTTGATGAACCGACCTCGGTGTTGACGCCCCAAGCCGTGCAGCGGCTCTTCGAGGTCCTGCGCCAGCTGGCGGCCGAAGGCTGCAGCATCCTGTACATCAGCCACAAGCTCGACGAAATCCGCAGCCTGTGTCATCGCTGCACGGTCATGCGCGCGGGCAGGGTGACTGGTGTGTGCGATCCCCGCGAGGAAACCGAGGCCAGTCTGTCGCGTCTGATGATCGGCGCCGACCTGCCCGTGCAGCAGCGCCAGGCTCGGCCGTCCGGGCCTGTGCTGCTGCGGGTCACAGGCCTCGACCTGCCTCGGGCTCATCCGTTCGCGGTGCCTTTGTCGGGTATCGCGTTCAACTTGCATGCCGGCGAAATCCTCGGGGTTGCCGGGGTGTCCGGCAATGGCCAGCAGGAATTGATGGCGGTACTCTCAGGAGAGGACCGCAGGGCGGCGGATGCCGCCATTCACCTCGACGGGACGCCCATGGGCCGGCGCTCGGCGGCCTGGCGGCGGGCACAGGGCCTGGCATTCGTGCCTGAAGAACGCCTGGGGCGTGGCGCGGTGCCCGAACTCAGCCTGGCGCGCAACCTGCTGTTGTCCCATCAGGGGGCGGATACTGTCCGGCACGGCTGGATCCGCTCGGGCATGGTGCACCAGCTCACCGAGGGCATCATCCGCCGGTTTCACGTCAAGGCCGCGGGTCCGCATGCGCTGGCGGGCAGCCTGTCGGGCGGCAACCTGCAGAAATTCATCGTTGGCCGGGAAGTGGTGCGCCGCCCCCGGCTGCTGCTTATTGCCCAGCCGACCTGGGGGGTGGATGTCGGCGCGGCGGCCCAGATCCGGGGCGAACTGCTGGCCCTGCGCGACGCGGGTTGCGCCATCCTGCTGATCTCCGAGGAGCTCGACGAATTGTTCGAATTGTCCGATCGACTGGTGGTCATGGCCAAGGGGCGCCTGTCGCCGCCCATTGAACGCGCACAAGCCAGCCGCGAGCAGATCGGCCAATGGATGAGCGGCCTGTGGCCGGACCCGGCCGCGGCCTTCCCGGGTCCGACCGGGGCTGTGCCGGAGACCCTCCATGCTTGA
- the leuE gene encoding leucine efflux protein LeuE, translating to MLAHYGVVDIWTYLAGTIFIILLPGPNSLFVLATGAGRGVRAGYQAACGVFLGDSILMTLTAAGAASVLRLLPVLFFVLKAAGAVYLGYLGIRLLLSAWRPAHGAARTVHGAAAGNPFHKALLLSLLNPKAILFLLSFFVQFVDPAYSHPAIPFLILAAILQACSVLYLSVLIFGGARLAAAFRRRQGLARVGSGLVGILFLWFAGRMAVEA from the coding sequence ATGCTGGCGCACTACGGGGTTGTGGATATCTGGACCTATCTGGCCGGGACGATTTTCATCATCCTGCTGCCTGGGCCCAATTCCCTGTTCGTGCTGGCGACCGGCGCGGGCAGGGGCGTGCGCGCGGGATATCAGGCGGCCTGCGGGGTGTTTCTGGGGGATTCCATCCTGATGACCCTGACGGCGGCGGGCGCGGCGTCCGTGCTCAGGCTGCTGCCCGTGCTGTTCTTTGTGCTGAAGGCAGCCGGCGCGGTGTACCTCGGTTATCTGGGAATCCGGCTGCTGCTGTCTGCCTGGCGTCCGGCGCACGGCGCGGCGCGGACGGTGCATGGCGCGGCTGCGGGCAATCCCTTTCACAAGGCGCTGTTGCTCAGCCTGCTCAATCCCAAGGCGATCCTGTTCCTGCTGTCGTTTTTCGTGCAATTCGTCGATCCGGCCTATTCACACCCCGCAATCCCGTTCCTGATCCTGGCCGCGATTCTGCAGGCCTGCAGCGTGCTTTATCTGTCCGTGCTGATCTTCGGGGGTGCGCGCCTGGCGGCCGCCTTCCGCCGCCGTCAGGGTCTGGCACGCGTCGGTAGCGGGCTGGTCGGGATCCTGTTCCTGTGGTTCGCCGGCCGCATGGCCGTCGAGGCCTGA
- a CDS encoding succinate CoA transferase, translating to MMMDRLQCPGLQSRLMSATQAAELFRDGMTVGMSGFTRAGDCKALPAALARRAAHETLRLNLITGASLGNDSDGLMAEAGLLARRMPFQADVRLRRMINAGQVMFIDQHLSETAEQLRAGHLPAIDIAVIEAVAILPDGGIVPSMSVGNSATFVAQARQVIVELNTALPLELMGLHDIYQPGSRPGRQPIPLTAVDQRIGSIAIPVDPQRIVAIVHTDHQDSPSTVLPPDQETRAIARHIVRFLQQEVDAGRLTDTLLPLQVGIGTIANAVVHGLVDSPFRDLQMYSEVLQDSAIALLDAGLVSFASASSITLSAPVYQHFLERLADYAGRIVLRPQEISNHCEILRRLGIIAINTALEFDLYGNVNSTHVGGTRMMNGIGGSGDFARQAHLSIFVSKSTAKQDAISSVVPMVAHVDHTEHDVDILVTEWGLADLRNLAPRERAPRIIECCAHPDYRDALRDYFERACAQGGQTPHLLGEALSWHERYAATGSMRHMPEVSQA from the coding sequence GTGATGATGGATCGTTTGCAATGCCCCGGGCTGCAATCCCGGCTGATGTCGGCTACCCAGGCGGCCGAATTGTTTCGTGACGGCATGACCGTCGGAATGAGCGGCTTCACGCGTGCCGGGGACTGCAAGGCGCTGCCTGCCGCCCTGGCGCGACGGGCGGCGCATGAGACGCTGCGGTTGAATCTGATCACGGGGGCATCGCTGGGCAACGACAGCGACGGGCTCATGGCCGAGGCCGGCTTGCTGGCGCGCCGCATGCCGTTCCAGGCGGACGTCCGGTTGCGCCGTATGATCAATGCCGGCCAGGTGATGTTCATCGACCAGCATTTATCGGAAACCGCCGAACAACTGCGCGCCGGCCATCTGCCGGCCATCGACATCGCCGTCATCGAGGCGGTGGCGATCCTGCCGGACGGGGGGATCGTGCCGTCGATGTCCGTGGGCAATTCCGCCACTTTCGTCGCCCAGGCCCGTCAGGTCATTGTCGAACTCAATACGGCGCTGCCCCTGGAATTGATGGGGTTGCACGATATTTACCAGCCCGGATCGCGCCCTGGCCGCCAGCCGATTCCCCTGACGGCCGTCGACCAGCGGATCGGCTCGATTGCCATCCCGGTGGATCCGCAGCGTATTGTGGCCATCGTTCACACCGATCATCAGGATAGCCCCTCCACCGTGCTGCCGCCCGATCAGGAGACCCGGGCGATCGCGCGGCACATCGTGCGGTTCTTGCAGCAGGAGGTGGATGCGGGGCGGCTGACCGATACGCTGCTGCCACTGCAGGTCGGAATCGGCACCATCGCCAACGCGGTCGTGCATGGCCTGGTCGATTCTCCGTTTCGTGACCTGCAGATGTATTCCGAGGTCCTGCAGGACAGCGCCATCGCGCTGCTCGATGCAGGGCTCGTGTCCTTTGCCTCGGCTTCCTCGATTACGCTGTCGGCCCCCGTCTATCAGCATTTCCTGGAACGCTTGGCCGATTATGCCGGGCGTATCGTCCTGCGTCCCCAGGAAATCAGCAACCATTGCGAGATTCTGCGCCGCCTGGGCATCATCGCCATCAATACCGCCCTGGAGTTCGACCTGTATGGCAACGTGAACTCCACACACGTCGGCGGCACGCGCATGATGAACGGCATCGGCGGCTCGGGCGATTTCGCGCGTCAGGCGCACTTGTCCATCTTCGTGAGCAAGTCGACGGCCAAGCAAGACGCGATCTCCAGCGTGGTCCCGATGGTGGCGCATGTCGATCATACCGAACACGACGTCGATATCCTCGTCACGGAATGGGGGCTTGCGGACCTGCGTAATCTTGCGCCCCGGGAACGGGCGCCGCGAATCATCGAGTGCTGCGCGCATCCCGATTATCGGGACGCGCTTCGAGATTACTTCGAGCGGGCTTGCGCGCAGGGCGGGCAGACGCCCCATCTGCTGGGCGAGGCTCTTTCCTGGCACGAGCGGTATGCCGCGACCGGCTCGATGCGCCACATGCCCGAGGTGTCGCAGGCCTGA